Proteins co-encoded in one Jeotgalibacillus malaysiensis genomic window:
- a CDS encoding carbamoyl phosphate synthase large subunit → MPKQQDIKKVLVIGSGAIVIGQAAEFDYSGTQACTALREEGIEVILINNNPATIMTDETTADRVYFEPLTVESVKDILEKEKPDGLLATVGGQTGLNLAMALTDQGILEAYGVKLLGTDIHSIKKAEDRDAFRSLMKELNEPVPDSEIIYNEKEALAFADFCGYPIIVRPAYTLGGFGGGIAKDEKTYLSLVKQGLSASPIHQCLVEKSIAGYKEIEYEVMRDASGTCITICNMENLDPVGVHTGDSIVTAPSQTLHDKEYHMLRTSSIKIIEALGIVGGCNIQFALHPSNGEYFLIEVNPRVSRSSALASKATGYPIARLAAKLAVGYHLHELKNPVTGTTFASFEPALDYVTVKIPRWPFDQFSDANRQLGTQMKATGEVMAIERSIEAAFQKAIRSLDQKIDDLFLPALSGLETQALEALVKEPDDRRLFAIFELLKRGVSTTTLHDWTKISLYYLSVLSRLVKAQLAYEDLAWLEVTKEKMLEAKKLGFTDKQLASFWNVPASFVKEQRQKWNITPSYRMVDTCAAEFEAKTNYFYSTWSGTSDNRKSKKPKVAVIGSGPIRIGQGIEFDYCCVHSVLALQKMGYEAVLINNNPETVSTDYEVADALYFEPLCAEDIMNVLEFEGINAVIVQFGGQTSINVAKELEEAGYNLLGSSSDILDEMEDRDRFYTFLKNAGLPVIPGFTANQPAEVWQAADDLSYPILLRPSYVIGGSGMIKLNSDEELEAYLASSQIEYPVLVDKFIQGKEAEVDVLSDGKNAWVAAVYEHIEGTGVHSGDSIAVTPPLSLSASMLDQVCDTAVHIAKNLDFKGLFNIQFVCQDSGLYVIEINPRASRTVPISSKSTNVPLVQHATSLMLGQHLNDLGISQSFNGQRGFTVKAPVFSHIKLPGLSPELTPVMTSTGEVMASDRDPEIAMKKALSGASQQLADLWNGGSIFITNHFETSLIKSWQEKGFLVFTPETLSFDQWMDRDDKKAVISLEADPSVIRTASIHRLHVWTRKETAEAFFSTLPKKGVFV, encoded by the coding sequence CAGGCACACAGGCGTGTACCGCCCTTCGTGAGGAAGGTATTGAAGTCATTTTAATTAATAATAACCCGGCAACGATTATGACGGACGAAACGACTGCTGACCGCGTTTATTTTGAGCCGCTGACAGTCGAAAGTGTAAAAGACATTCTTGAAAAAGAAAAGCCGGATGGCCTGCTTGCAACAGTTGGCGGCCAGACTGGACTGAACCTTGCGATGGCGCTGACAGACCAGGGCATTCTTGAAGCGTATGGTGTGAAGCTGCTTGGTACTGATATTCACTCGATTAAAAAAGCAGAGGATCGTGATGCTTTCCGCTCGCTGATGAAAGAACTGAATGAGCCGGTACCTGACAGTGAAATCATTTATAACGAAAAAGAAGCACTGGCTTTCGCTGATTTTTGCGGTTACCCGATTATCGTCCGTCCTGCTTATACTCTCGGCGGATTCGGCGGCGGTATCGCTAAAGATGAAAAAACGTATTTATCGCTTGTAAAACAGGGGCTTTCAGCAAGTCCAATTCACCAGTGTCTTGTTGAAAAAAGTATCGCAGGCTATAAGGAAATTGAATATGAAGTCATGCGCGACGCATCCGGTACCTGCATTACGATTTGTAACATGGAAAACCTTGACCCGGTTGGCGTTCATACAGGTGATTCGATCGTAACAGCACCGAGTCAGACGCTGCACGATAAGGAATATCATATGCTCAGAACTTCTTCCATTAAAATCATTGAAGCGCTTGGCATTGTCGGCGGATGTAACATTCAGTTCGCGCTTCACCCGTCAAACGGCGAATATTTCTTAATTGAAGTGAATCCGCGAGTGAGCCGCTCATCAGCACTTGCGTCAAAAGCAACGGGCTACCCGATCGCGCGTCTCGCTGCGAAGCTTGCTGTCGGTTATCACCTGCATGAGCTGAAAAATCCTGTGACCGGCACAACATTTGCAAGCTTTGAGCCGGCACTGGATTACGTGACAGTTAAAATTCCGCGCTGGCCATTTGACCAGTTCAGCGATGCGAACCGCCAGCTCGGCACTCAAATGAAAGCAACTGGTGAAGTCATGGCGATTGAACGTTCAATCGAAGCTGCGTTCCAGAAAGCGATCCGTTCACTGGATCAGAAAATAGACGATCTCTTCCTCCCTGCTCTGTCAGGACTCGAGACACAGGCGCTTGAAGCACTTGTAAAAGAGCCGGACGACCGACGCCTGTTTGCCATTTTCGAGCTGTTAAAAAGAGGTGTTTCGACGACAACGCTTCATGACTGGACGAAGATCTCACTTTATTATCTGTCTGTATTATCCCGCCTTGTAAAGGCCCAGCTCGCTTATGAAGATCTTGCATGGCTTGAAGTCACAAAAGAGAAAATGCTTGAAGCGAAGAAGCTTGGCTTTACCGATAAGCAGCTGGCGTCGTTTTGGAATGTCCCTGCTTCTTTTGTAAAAGAGCAGCGCCAGAAGTGGAATATCACACCTTCTTACCGAATGGTTGATACGTGTGCAGCTGAATTTGAAGCAAAGACGAATTATTTTTACTCAACGTGGAGCGGCACTTCAGATAACCGTAAGAGTAAAAAGCCGAAAGTAGCCGTGATCGGTTCAGGACCGATCCGTATCGGGCAGGGAATTGAATTTGATTACTGTTGCGTACACAGTGTACTTGCCCTTCAGAAAATGGGATATGAAGCAGTGCTGATTAACAATAACCCTGAAACAGTCAGTACAGATTATGAAGTGGCAGATGCGCTTTATTTCGAACCGCTTTGCGCTGAGGACATAATGAATGTTCTTGAATTTGAGGGTATTAATGCTGTCATTGTTCAGTTTGGCGGACAGACTTCGATTAATGTGGCAAAAGAGCTTGAAGAGGCAGGCTACAATCTGCTCGGTTCATCATCAGATATTCTTGATGAAATGGAAGACCGTGATCGCTTCTATACATTCCTGAAAAATGCCGGCCTGCCTGTGATCCCAGGCTTCACTGCCAACCAGCCGGCTGAAGTATGGCAGGCTGCAGATGATTTGAGTTATCCGATCCTGCTTCGTCCGTCTTATGTAATCGGTGGAAGCGGCATGATAAAGCTGAACAGCGATGAGGAGCTTGAAGCCTATCTAGCATCATCACAGATTGAATACCCTGTGCTGGTCGATAAATTTATTCAGGGGAAAGAAGCTGAAGTGGATGTTCTCTCTGATGGGAAAAATGCGTGGGTTGCAGCTGTCTACGAGCACATTGAAGGTACAGGCGTGCATTCAGGTGACAGCATTGCAGTTACTCCACCGCTGTCACTGTCAGCATCGATGCTTGATCAGGTATGTGATACAGCTGTTCACATTGCTAAAAATCTTGATTTTAAAGGGTTATTCAATATCCAGTTTGTCTGTCAGGATAGCGGATTATACGTGATTGAGATTAATCCGCGTGCATCAAGAACCGTACCGATCAGCAGTAAATCAACGAACGTGCCGCTTGTACAGCACGCAACGTCGCTGATGCTTGGGCAGCACCTGAACGACCTCGGCATTTCACAGTCGTTTAACGGTCAGCGCGGCTTCACTGTAAAAGCACCGGTTTTCTCGCACATTAAGCTGCCGGGTCTTTCACCGGAACTGACGCCTGTGATGACATCTACAGGTGAAGTAATGGCGTCAGACAGAGACCCTGAAATCGCCATGAAAAAAGCCTTATCAGGTGCGAGTCAGCAGCTTGCTGACCTTTGGAACGGAGGCAGTATTTTTATCACCAATCATTTTGAAACTTCACTGATCAAGTCATGGCAGGAAAAAGGATTTCTCGTATTTACACCTGAGACGTTATCTTTTGACCAGTGGATGGATCGCGATGATAAAAAGGCTGTCATTTCGCTTGAAGCGGATCCTTCAGTGATCAGAACAGCATCGATTCACAGACTACACGTCTGGACGAGAAAAGAAACCGCGGAAGCATTTTTCAGTACGCTTCCCAAAAAAGGAGTTTTCGTATGA
- a CDS encoding ornithine carbamoyltransferase, with translation MNMLIPTLQHKDLLTLRDYTSNEILELIEFAAELKKPENKHLPLLQGKVLGMIFEKSSTRTRVSFEAGMLQLGGHAMYLSTRDIQMGRGETIADTARVLSGYLDGIMIRTFAQQTVQELAENSSIPVINGLTDDYHPCQTLADLLTVYETFGSFKHKKMAYIGDGNNVAHSLMIGAAKTGMHFTLACPQGYEPDAEILAYAQAEGSKTGAEITITHDPVHAATGAHAIYTDVWASMGQEAEQAERLKAFEGFQVNEQLTSHAEPDYIFMHCLPAHREEEVSTAVLEGPHSVVFREAENRLHAQKALLVALMGN, from the coding sequence ATGAATATGCTCATCCCAACGCTTCAGCACAAGGACCTGCTGACGTTAAGAGACTATACATCAAATGAAATACTTGAGCTGATCGAATTTGCAGCTGAGTTGAAAAAGCCTGAGAACAAGCACCTTCCCCTTTTGCAGGGAAAGGTGCTTGGGATGATTTTTGAGAAATCATCGACCCGTACACGCGTTTCATTTGAAGCGGGCATGCTTCAGCTGGGCGGACACGCGATGTACCTGAGTACGAGAGACATCCAGATGGGACGCGGCGAGACCATTGCTGACACAGCACGTGTGCTCTCGGGTTATCTCGATGGCATCATGATCCGTACATTTGCTCAGCAGACTGTGCAGGAACTTGCTGAAAACAGCTCTATTCCTGTGATTAACGGGCTGACTGATGACTATCACCCCTGTCAGACGCTCGCAGACTTACTGACCGTCTATGAAACGTTCGGTTCGTTTAAACATAAAAAGATGGCGTATATAGGTGATGGAAATAATGTTGCCCACTCTCTCATGATCGGCGCAGCAAAAACAGGTATGCACTTCACGCTCGCCTGCCCTCAAGGCTATGAGCCTGATGCTGAAATCCTTGCATATGCACAGGCAGAAGGTTCAAAAACAGGTGCGGAAATTACGATTACACATGACCCGGTCCACGCCGCTACAGGTGCACATGCAATCTACACAGATGTCTGGGCAAGCATGGGACAGGAAGCAGAACAGGCTGAGCGACTGAAGGCATTCGAAGGTTTCCAGGTGAACGAACAGTTAACCTCTCATGCAGAACCCGATTATATTTTTATGCACTGCCTCCCTGCCCACCGCGAGGAAGAAGTGAGTACAGCGGTACTTGAAGGACCTCACTCGGTTGTGTTCCGCGAGGCTGAAAACAGATTGCATGCTCAGAAAGCACTGCTGGTTGCGTTAATGGGGAATTAA
- a CDS encoding oxidoreductase produces MDIVTLNNGLKMPQIGLGVWQVEDHQTGVDSVKKAIETGYRSIDTAMIYKNEEAVGQGIRESGVPREELFITTKVWNADQGYDSTLQALETSLEKLGLDYVDLYLIHWPMPEKDKYIETYKALEKLYEDGKVKAIGVCNFEIEHLQRLMDECTVKPVLNQVECHPYFAQLELKEFCAKHDIFLEAWSPLMQGGEVLDDDIIRNIAEKYGKEPAQVVIRWHLQSGSIVIPKSVTPSRIESNFDVFDFALTADELKSINDLDRGERKGPHPNEMHKE; encoded by the coding sequence ATGGATATCGTTACATTAAACAATGGACTGAAAATGCCTCAAATCGGACTTGGCGTATGGCAGGTAGAAGACCATCAGACAGGTGTCGATTCAGTAAAGAAAGCAATCGAAACAGGATACCGTTCAATCGATACGGCTATGATCTATAAAAACGAAGAAGCAGTCGGCCAGGGAATCCGCGAGTCAGGCGTACCGCGCGAAGAACTATTCATCACAACAAAAGTCTGGAATGCAGACCAGGGCTACGACAGCACACTTCAGGCCCTTGAAACAAGTCTTGAAAAGCTTGGACTTGATTACGTGGACCTTTATCTCATTCACTGGCCAATGCCTGAAAAAGATAAATACATCGAAACGTATAAAGCACTTGAAAAGCTCTATGAAGACGGAAAAGTAAAAGCAATCGGTGTATGTAACTTTGAAATCGAGCATCTTCAGCGCCTGATGGATGAATGCACTGTTAAACCTGTATTAAACCAGGTTGAGTGCCACCCGTACTTTGCACAGCTTGAACTAAAAGAATTCTGTGCGAAGCATGATATCTTCTTAGAAGCATGGAGCCCGCTGATGCAGGGTGGAGAAGTCCTTGATGATGACATCATCCGCAACATCGCTGAAAAATACGGCAAAGAACCTGCACAGGTAGTCATCCGCTGGCACCTTCAGTCAGGCAGCATCGTTATTCCAAAGTCAGTCACACCATCACGCATCGAATCAAACTTCGACGTATTTGACTTTGCACTGACTGCTGACGAACTGAAAAGCATCAACGACCTGGACCGCGGCGAACGCAAAGGCCCGCATCCAAATGAAATGCATAAAGAGTGA
- a CDS encoding sugar ABC transporter permease, which translates to MNKQAGIGFYIFLVVFVFFVMFPFIWVFLTSIKPPGEIFNNFNWFTADPSLASYENAVTNRPLFRYMWNSFVVSTLTTLIAIGFASIAAYALTRLPIRFKGVILGIILAASMFPQIAIISPIYNFVTAVGLRNSYMGLVIPYITVSLPLAIWILATFFQKIPWELEESAKLDGASPFQTFRKIIFPLAAPGVFTTGILVFIAAWNEYLFALTINTSDEWRTVPVGISFYQSQFTIPWGDISAATVIVTIPIVILVLIFQRRIVAGLTSGSVKE; encoded by the coding sequence ATGAACAAACAAGCAGGAATAGGCTTTTACATTTTTCTCGTCGTGTTTGTATTTTTCGTGATGTTCCCTTTCATCTGGGTTTTCCTCACGTCGATCAAACCGCCGGGTGAAATCTTCAATAACTTTAACTGGTTCACAGCAGATCCATCTCTCGCTTCCTATGAAAATGCTGTCACAAACCGTCCGCTATTCAGATATATGTGGAACAGTTTTGTCGTATCAACACTGACAACACTCATTGCGATCGGATTCGCTTCGATTGCTGCATACGCACTGACGCGTCTGCCAATCAGATTCAAAGGCGTAATTCTCGGGATCATTCTTGCAGCATCAATGTTCCCACAAATTGCGATCATCTCACCAATCTATAACTTTGTTACTGCTGTTGGTCTTCGTAACAGCTATATGGGTCTTGTGATTCCGTATATTACGGTCTCCCTCCCTCTTGCAATCTGGATTCTTGCAACCTTCTTCCAGAAGATTCCGTGGGAGCTTGAAGAATCAGCTAAGCTGGACGGGGCATCCCCTTTCCAGACGTTTAGAAAAATTATTTTCCCGCTTGCAGCACCGGGTGTATTCACAACAGGTATCCTGGTTTTCATCGCAGCGTGGAACGAATATTTATTTGCTTTAACAATCAATACGTCAGATGAATGGCGCACGGTTCCGGTTGGGATCTCTTTCTACCAGAGTCAGTTCACGATTCCTTGGGGAGATATTTCAGCTGCGACTGTTATTGTAACCATTCCTATTGTTATACTCGTATTGATTTTCCAAAGAAGAATTGTTGCCGGACTGACTTCAGGCTCGGTGAAAGAATAG
- a CDS encoding trehalose utilization protein, translating into MNVTVWNEFRHEKKHDAVKEIYPEGIHRVIADALTEHGYDVKTATLDEPEHGLTEDVLNNTDVLLWWGHLAHDEVDDAIVEKVQKRVWEGMGLIVLHSAHFSKIFKRLMGTGCDLKWREANERERLWVVDPSHPIADGIGEYIELDEEEMYGEHFDIPAPDELIFLSWFQGGEVFRSGATFKRGNGKIFYFRPGHETHPTYHNKQIQQVIANGVKWAAPTKRDYPVYGNAKPIEKLEGYKED; encoded by the coding sequence ATGAACGTTACAGTTTGGAATGAATTTAGACATGAAAAGAAGCATGATGCAGTTAAGGAAATTTACCCTGAAGGCATTCACCGCGTGATTGCGGATGCGCTTACTGAACACGGCTATGACGTGAAAACGGCTACATTAGATGAGCCTGAGCATGGTTTAACTGAGGACGTACTAAATAACACAGACGTTCTTTTATGGTGGGGTCACCTTGCACATGACGAGGTTGATGACGCGATTGTAGAAAAAGTACAAAAGCGTGTATGGGAAGGCATGGGTCTGATTGTTCTTCACTCTGCTCACTTCTCGAAAATTTTCAAGCGTCTGATGGGCACTGGCTGTGACCTGAAGTGGCGTGAAGCAAATGAGCGTGAGCGTCTGTGGGTTGTTGATCCGAGTCACCCGATTGCTGACGGAATTGGTGAGTATATCGAGCTTGATGAAGAGGAAATGTACGGGGAACACTTTGATATCCCGGCTCCGGATGAGCTGATTTTCCTTAGCTGGTTCCAGGGCGGAGAAGTATTCAGAAGTGGTGCAACGTTCAAGCGTGGAAACGGAAAGATCTTCTACTTCCGTCCAGGTCACGAAACACATCCGACTTACCATAACAAACAGATCCAGCAGGTCATTGCTAACGGTGTAAAATGGGCTGCACCAACAAAGCGCGACTACCCTGTTTACGGAAATGCTAAACCGATCGAAAAGCTTGAAGGATATAAGGAGGACTAA
- a CDS encoding xylose isomerase produces the protein MKLGVFAVLFAQKPFEEMLDYVKDSGLDSVEIGTGGYPGNDHCPIDELLEDEGKREEYLEKVTSRGLTISAFSCHGNPVSPDEAFAKESDEALRKTIKLAKLCGVPVVNTFSGTPGADADAKHPNWPVAPWPNEYGDILKWQWEEKLIPYWKEIAEIAKEADVKIGLELHGGFSVHTPYTMLKLREATNEYIGANLDPSHLWWQGIDPVGAIKILGKENAIHHFHAKDTYIDQDNANMYGLTDMQTYDNIQTRAWSFRSVGMGHSADEWGRIISALRTYGYDHVVSIEHEDPIMSIEEGFQRAVQTLKSVNIKEQPADMWWL, from the coding sequence ATGAAGTTAGGTGTATTTGCAGTTTTATTTGCACAAAAGCCATTTGAAGAAATGCTTGATTATGTAAAAGACTCAGGTCTTGATTCAGTTGAGATCGGCACAGGCGGATACCCTGGGAATGACCACTGCCCGATCGATGAGCTGCTTGAAGATGAAGGTAAGCGTGAAGAATACCTTGAAAAAGTAACGTCACGCGGCCTGACAATCAGTGCATTCAGCTGTCACGGTAACCCTGTTAGCCCGGATGAAGCATTTGCAAAAGAAAGTGATGAAGCTCTTCGCAAAACAATCAAGCTTGCAAAGCTATGCGGCGTACCTGTTGTGAACACATTCTCAGGTACTCCAGGTGCTGATGCTGACGCGAAGCATCCAAACTGGCCGGTTGCACCATGGCCAAATGAATACGGTGATATCCTGAAATGGCAGTGGGAAGAAAAACTGATCCCTTACTGGAAGGAAATCGCTGAAATCGCAAAAGAAGCTGACGTAAAAATCGGTCTTGAACTGCACGGCGGATTCTCAGTTCATACGCCTTATACAATGCTGAAGCTGCGAGAAGCAACAAACGAATATATCGGTGCAAACCTTGACCCAAGTCACTTATGGTGGCAGGGGATTGATCCGGTTGGTGCGATCAAAATTCTTGGAAAAGAAAATGCAATCCATCACTTCCATGCAAAAGACACGTATATCGATCAGGACAATGCAAACATGTATGGCCTAACTGACATGCAGACATATGACAACATTCAGACGCGTGCATGGAGCTTCCGTTCAGTTGGCATGGGTCACTCTGCAGACGAATGGGGCCGCATCATCAGCGCACTGCGCACATACGGCTACGACCACGTTGTCAGCATCGAGCACGAAGATCCAATCATGAGCATCGAAGAAGGCTTCCAGCGCGCAGTACAGACGCTGAAGTCAGTGAACATTAAAGAACAGCCAGCGGATATGTGGTGGCTGTAA
- a CDS encoding gas vesicle protein GvpU: MKDNVLESFVQAANKYEFTLDISLNINGAVVTGTMISAGEYFKSLSEEFAEGNEVAEKLAEQLSETGENAESNAGSEANFIHLKDTKIYNGDSKATPSKGKILWRGKLDEVDGFFLGKISASSAK, encoded by the coding sequence ATGAAGGATAATGTACTCGAATCATTCGTACAGGCAGCAAACAAGTATGAATTTACACTTGATATCAGTCTGAATATAAATGGAGCTGTCGTAACAGGGACAATGATTTCTGCCGGAGAATATTTTAAATCGTTAAGTGAAGAATTTGCTGAAGGAAATGAAGTAGCTGAAAAACTGGCAGAGCAGCTATCTGAAACAGGAGAAAATGCTGAATCAAACGCAGGTTCCGAGGCTAATTTTATTCATCTGAAGGATACAAAGATCTATAATGGTGACAGCAAAGCTACGCCATCTAAAGGAAAAATCCTCTGGCGTGGAAAGCTCGACGAAGTAGATGGATTCTTCCTTGGTAAAATCTCTGCAAGCAGTGCGAAATAA
- a CDS encoding RNA-dirted RNA polymerase has product MADETKVNDQENNDEESSGKSKSTIGRSIAGGLLGASIGYLASPQNGKRIISGLDAEKLKSKSSDITQAAKEKSKKTTDSIKNSAKSLFGRDKDEDDDYDEDENVSSEENEDEEDGEETYLDSGLKKGKKGKKDKDSEDDEDEDDDDKLENMDDKEVKREKKKRKRKKKGKDANDDVNKRLDRLEKMISQIAEGEDPDVEDDEDDEDQDNEKDKDKLENMDDKAVKKEKKKRKRKKKGKDANDDVHKRLDSLEKMISQLAESQSDEDEDDEEDSELENDNEVSEEEKDDQESSDEEDSDDDAEDEDEEDEEDEEDKDDSDEDEEVEEEEDKKAKKEEQDEEESEDEDEDKKEEEEDSDEDQEVEEDKKAKKDKKDDEEDEDEKEDKKDDKKKTPAKKSTAKKTPAKSTSTKSKPRKKRAPAKKSTTKKTGGTTVSSNDDTKS; this is encoded by the coding sequence ATGGCAGATGAGACAAAAGTAAACGATCAGGAAAACAACGACGAAGAATCATCAGGTAAAAGCAAAAGTACAATTGGACGCTCTATTGCGGGTGGATTGCTCGGTGCTTCAATCGGCTACCTTGCCTCGCCGCAAAACGGCAAGAGAATTATCAGCGGTCTGGACGCTGAAAAGTTAAAGTCAAAGAGCTCTGATATTACACAGGCAGCAAAAGAAAAATCTAAAAAAACGACTGATTCAATCAAGAATTCTGCGAAGAGTCTTTTTGGAAGAGATAAAGATGAAGACGATGATTACGACGAAGATGAAAATGTATCTTCAGAAGAGAACGAGGATGAAGAAGATGGTGAGGAAACATACCTCGATTCTGGTCTGAAAAAAGGCAAGAAAGGCAAAAAAGATAAAGATAGTGAAGATGACGAAGACGAAGACGATGATGACAAACTTGAAAATATGGATGATAAAGAAGTAAAAAGAGAGAAGAAAAAGAGAAAGAGAAAGAAAAAAGGTAAAGATGCAAATGACGATGTTAACAAGAGACTCGATCGACTTGAGAAAATGATCTCTCAGATTGCTGAAGGAGAAGATCCTGACGTTGAAGACGACGAGGATGATGAAGATCAGGATAACGAAAAAGATAAAGACAAGCTTGAAAATATGGATGACAAAGCAGTAAAGAAAGAGAAGAAAAAGAGAAAGAGAAAGAAAAAAGGTAAAGATGCAAATGACGATGTACACAAGAGACTCGACAGCCTTGAGAAAATGATCTCTCAGCTTGCTGAAAGCCAGAGTGATGAAGATGAGGACGACGAAGAAGACAGCGAATTGGAGAACGATAACGAAGTGAGCGAAGAAGAGAAGGATGACCAGGAATCTTCAGATGAAGAAGACAGCGACGATGATGCTGAAGACGAAGATGAAGAAGATGAAGAAGATGAAGAAGATAAGGACGACAGCGATGAAGATGAGGAAGTAGAAGAGGAAGAAGATAAGAAAGCGAAGAAAGAAGAGCAAGATGAAGAAGAAAGTGAAGATGAGGACGAAGACAAAAAAGAAGAGGAAGAAGATAGCGATGAGGATCAGGAAGTAGAAGAAGATAAGAAAGCAAAGAAAGATAAGAAAGACGACGAAGAGGACGAAGACGAAAAAGAAGATAAGAAAGACGACAAAAAGAAAACACCGGCAAAAAAATCGACAGCTAAGAAAACACCAGCTAAAAGCACAAGCACTAAAAGTAAGCCAAGAAAGAAACGTGCACCGGCAAAGAAGAGCACAACAAAGAAAACAGGCGGTACAACCGTTTCAAGTAACGACGACACGAAATCATAG
- a CDS encoding gas vesicle protein GvpJ, which yields MAVEHNMQSSTIVDVLEKVLDKGVVIAGDITVGIADIELITIKIRLIVASVDKAKEIGLDWWESDPYLSSKAIDHNTKAIEQENKELRERLQALENKLETK from the coding sequence ATGGCAGTTGAACATAATATGCAATCAAGTACGATTGTGGATGTCCTTGAGAAAGTGCTTGATAAAGGGGTCGTGATCGCAGGAGATATTACAGTCGGCATCGCTGATATTGAACTGATCACCATAAAAATCAGACTCATCGTCGCTTCAGTGGATAAGGCAAAAGAAATTGGTCTCGACTGGTGGGAGTCTGATCCTTACTTAAGCTCAAAAGCAATTGATCATAACACCAAAGCAATTGAACAGGAAAATAAAGAACTCAGAGAACGGTTACAGGCACTCGAAAATAAATTAGAGACAAAATAA
- a CDS encoding gas vesicle protein GvpK has translation MQQVNPKSGTINLDPDKAEHGLAQLVLTVVELLRQIVERHAIRRVEGGTLSDEEIERLGEALMNLEEKMEELREVFGLEAEDLNIDLGPLGSLL, from the coding sequence ATGCAACAGGTCAATCCGAAAAGCGGAACGATTAACCTCGACCCGGATAAAGCAGAGCATGGACTTGCCCAGCTCGTTCTTACAGTTGTCGAGCTGCTCAGACAAATCGTCGAACGTCACGCTATCCGACGTGTAGAAGGCGGTACACTGTCTGATGAAGAAATTGAGAGGCTTGGAGAAGCTCTGATGAACCTTGAGGAAAAAATGGAAGAGCTGAGAGAGGTGTTCGGATTGGAAGCAGAAGATCTGAATATCGACCTCGGTCCGCTCGGCAGTCTGCTTTAA
- a CDS encoding gas vesicle protein GvpS has protein sequence MSLRDDLENKEIALIDILDVILDKGVAIKADLIISIAGIDLVYLDLRLLVASVESLVQAQAEGKTVTSAQFDMQKEALIDATGQSEKRND, from the coding sequence ATGTCACTTAGAGATGATTTAGAAAATAAAGAAATTGCACTGATCGATATCCTTGATGTCATTCTTGACAAGGGAGTAGCAATTAAGGCAGATCTCATTATTTCTATTGCAGGAATTGATCTTGTGTACCTTGATCTGAGACTGCTCGTTGCTTCAGTAGAATCACTCGTTCAGGCTCAGGCTGAAGGTAAAACAGTTACCTCAGCGCAATTTGATATGCAAAAGGAGGCGCTCATTGATGCAACAGGTCAATCCGAAAAGCGGAACGATTAA
- a CDS encoding gas vesicle protein GvpL: MGELLYLYACVPTNEMTTLPDLTGFDGEGKLHTIQAGSITAVICSLNEEDYNEDVLKDKVENDMQWLQEKAFHHHETVLALSKLYTVIPLKFSTIYKSEDSLKQTLTENESKMNDIFDLLEGNEEWNLKIYCDDQTLKEQVSKDNPVIEQKRQEISQLSKGKQFFELKKLDKLVETELEEEKNRVSERVHEALKKLVLKGNVKRTWSSEVTGADKKMTWNSVYLISKEDVERFLEEVQSYDQEMKETGWQLEASGPWPAYHFSSFQT; this comes from the coding sequence ATGGGGGAATTGCTTTATTTATATGCATGTGTACCAACGAATGAAATGACTACACTTCCTGACCTGACAGGGTTTGACGGTGAAGGGAAGCTGCACACGATTCAGGCAGGATCGATCACTGCTGTCATCTGCTCGCTCAATGAAGAAGATTATAACGAGGACGTGCTGAAGGATAAGGTTGAAAATGATATGCAGTGGCTTCAGGAGAAAGCGTTTCACCACCATGAAACGGTGCTGGCACTTTCAAAACTGTATACTGTCATTCCGTTAAAATTCAGCACGATCTATAAAAGCGAGGACAGTCTGAAGCAGACGCTGACTGAAAATGAATCCAAAATGAATGATATCTTTGATCTGCTCGAAGGCAATGAAGAATGGAATCTTAAAATCTATTGTGATGATCAGACGCTAAAAGAGCAGGTCAGCAAAGATAACCCGGTAATAGAGCAAAAGCGTCAGGAGATCAGCCAGCTGTCTAAAGGAAAGCAGTTTTTCGAACTGAAAAAACTCGACAAGCTGGTGGAAACTGAGCTTGAAGAAGAGAAGAACCGGGTCAGTGAACGTGTGCATGAAGCATTGAAAAAGCTTGTACTAAAAGGAAATGTAAAACGTACATGGAGCAGTGAGGTAACCGGAGCCGATAAAAAAATGACCTGGAACAGCGTGTACTTAATTTCAAAAGAAGATGTAGAAAGATTTCTTGAAGAAGTGCAGTCATATGATCAGGAAATGAAGGAAACAGGGTGGCAGCTCGAAGCATCCGGTCCATGGCCTGCCTATCATTTTTCAAGCTTCCAAACGTGA